In one window of Cytophagaceae bacterium ABcell3 DNA:
- the secA gene encoding preprotein translocase subunit SecA gives MLDFLTKGITLLFGTKNERDLKELTPYVQLINDEYEKLRPISDDDLRLRTQQIKDIIKADLKHIDDDIVALNKRVEENPKMHVTEKEAVFQQIDKLEEDRNKDLEDSLIKVLPMAFAVVKETARRLKEKGELIVEANYYDKELAAKKDNVIIEGERAIWKNTWFAAGQEITWDMLHYDVQLIGGVVLHQGKIAEMATGEGKTLVATLPAYLNALSERGVHIVTVNDYLAKRDSEWMAPLFEFHGLRVDCIDKYEPHSDERKAAYRGDIIYGTNNEFGFDYLRDNLAKSSDELVQRKHHFAMVDEVDSVLIDDARTPLIISGPVPKGDEHEFYDLKPRVARLVDAQKKVVGNFLLEAKKKLAEGDDKDGGLALLRAHRGLPKNKPLIKFLSETGNRTTLQKTENVYLQENAKMMPEADAPLYFTIDEKNNNIELTDKGLDFITGEGEDPNLFILPDIATEITAIEEDTSLPDEERIHKKESLLKEYTEKAQRIHSVNQLLKAYTLFEKDVDYIIVDAKVKIVDEQTGRVMEGRRYSDGLHQALEAKENVKVEEATQTYATITLQNYFRMYHKLAGMTGTAETEAGEFWEIYKLDVVVIPTNRPISRLDLQDKVYKTMREKFNAVVEEIMELTQAGRPVLVGTTSVEISEIVSRMLKLRNIKHQVLNAKYHQKEAEIVAEAGKTSTVTIATNMAGRGTDIKLTAESKEAGGLAIIGTERHESRRVDRQLRGRAGRQGDPGSSQFFVSLEDNLMRLFGSDRIASLMDRMGLQEGEVIQHSMISKSIERAQKKVEENNFAMRKRLLEYDDVMNSQREVIYKRRKNALEGQRLQLDIMNMMFDIAEEIALNNKSVDNYDNFRLSIISTFGMDTKITKEEFLALKAEDIGLKLYDEVYVHYEKKNQELVQKTLPVFQDIAANRVGVERIVVPFTDGKKIIQISSDIQKLLAPDSRELVNNMEKNIALSIIDSEWKEHLRDMDDLKQSVQNAVYEQKDPLLIYKFEGFELFKSFLGKVNEGIVSFLTRADIPVKDAEDVREMRQPRTRTAPLKENKEDIQSPLSYGGNVAANKTQAPEKVAPIRSNKIAGRNDKVSVQYQDGSIKKDVKFKTVEDDIRNNRCVIIND, from the coding sequence GATAGCTTGATTAAGGTTTTGCCTATGGCTTTTGCTGTGGTCAAAGAAACGGCTAGACGATTGAAAGAAAAGGGAGAGTTGATCGTAGAGGCCAACTATTACGACAAGGAGCTTGCTGCCAAGAAAGACAATGTGATTATAGAAGGGGAACGTGCTATCTGGAAAAATACTTGGTTCGCTGCCGGGCAGGAGATTACCTGGGATATGCTGCATTACGATGTTCAGCTTATCGGTGGTGTGGTACTACACCAGGGTAAAATTGCAGAAATGGCTACAGGTGAAGGTAAAACCCTCGTTGCTACCTTGCCTGCTTACCTTAATGCCCTCTCTGAAAGAGGTGTACATATTGTTACTGTCAATGATTACCTCGCCAAAAGGGACTCTGAGTGGATGGCGCCTTTATTTGAATTTCATGGACTAAGGGTAGACTGTATTGATAAATATGAGCCACATTCTGACGAAAGAAAGGCTGCATACAGGGGCGATATCATATATGGTACTAATAACGAATTCGGCTTTGATTACCTCAGGGACAATTTGGCCAAAAGCTCTGATGAACTCGTGCAGCGCAAGCATCACTTTGCCATGGTCGATGAGGTTGACTCTGTATTGATTGACGATGCACGTACGCCATTGATTATTTCAGGGCCGGTTCCCAAAGGTGACGAGCATGAGTTCTATGACCTAAAACCTAGGGTGGCGAGACTGGTAGATGCTCAAAAGAAAGTTGTAGGAAACTTCCTTCTTGAAGCCAAAAAGAAACTGGCTGAGGGTGATGACAAAGATGGTGGGCTTGCTTTATTGAGAGCGCACAGAGGTCTTCCTAAAAATAAACCGCTTATTAAGTTTCTGAGTGAAACTGGTAACAGAACCACGCTCCAAAAAACAGAAAATGTCTATTTACAGGAAAATGCAAAGATGATGCCTGAGGCTGATGCGCCTTTGTATTTTACCATAGATGAAAAAAATAACAATATTGAACTTACCGATAAAGGTTTGGACTTTATTACAGGAGAAGGAGAAGATCCTAACTTGTTTATCCTACCTGATATTGCCACTGAAATTACGGCGATAGAGGAGGATACATCGCTTCCTGATGAAGAACGGATCCATAAAAAAGAAAGTTTACTAAAAGAATATACTGAAAAGGCTCAGCGTATACATTCGGTAAACCAGCTCTTGAAGGCATATACTCTTTTTGAGAAAGATGTTGATTATATTATAGTAGACGCCAAAGTAAAGATCGTTGATGAGCAGACGGGAAGGGTTATGGAAGGAAGAAGGTATTCTGATGGTCTGCATCAGGCATTGGAAGCCAAGGAAAACGTGAAGGTGGAAGAAGCTACCCAAACGTATGCTACCATTACTTTGCAGAACTATTTTAGGATGTACCATAAGCTGGCTGGTATGACTGGTACAGCAGAAACTGAGGCGGGCGAGTTTTGGGAAATTTACAAACTTGATGTGGTTGTTATTCCTACGAATAGACCTATCTCAAGACTAGACCTTCAAGATAAGGTGTATAAAACCATGAGGGAGAAGTTTAATGCGGTAGTAGAGGAGATTATGGAACTCACGCAAGCAGGAAGGCCTGTGCTGGTGGGTACAACCTCGGTGGAGATATCTGAAATTGTGAGCCGGATGCTCAAGTTGAGGAACATTAAACACCAAGTGCTTAATGCAAAATATCACCAGAAAGAAGCCGAAATTGTAGCTGAAGCTGGTAAGACGTCTACGGTTACTATTGCAACGAATATGGCAGGTAGGGGTACCGATATCAAGTTGACTGCTGAGTCTAAGGAAGCGGGAGGTTTGGCTATTATTGGTACGGAAAGACATGAATCAAGGCGTGTGGACAGGCAGCTTAGAGGTCGTGCCGGTCGTCAGGGTGACCCGGGTTCTTCTCAGTTCTTCGTATCGCTTGAAGACAACCTGATGAGGTTGTTTGGATCTGATAGAATTGCTAGTCTTATGGACCGTATGGGGCTACAAGAAGGGGAGGTTATCCAGCACTCTATGATTTCTAAGTCTATAGAGCGGGCGCAGAAAAAAGTGGAGGAGAATAACTTTGCTATGCGTAAGAGGCTTCTGGAATATGACGATGTGATGAATTCCCAAAGGGAGGTTATCTATAAGCGTAGAAAGAATGCACTTGAAGGGCAACGTTTGCAGCTAGACATTATGAACATGATGTTCGATATTGCTGAAGAAATTGCCTTGAACAATAAGTCGGTCGATAATTATGACAACTTCAGGTTGAGCATCATAAGTACCTTTGGTATGGATACTAAAATTACCAAAGAGGAATTCCTTGCGCTTAAAGCTGAAGATATAGGATTGAAACTTTATGACGAAGTTTATGTCCACTATGAGAAAAAGAATCAAGAACTTGTTCAAAAGACATTGCCGGTATTCCAAGATATAGCAGCTAACCGGGTAGGTGTCGAAAGAATTGTAGTACCGTTTACAGACGGTAAGAAGATTATTCAAATTTCTAGCGATATTCAGAAGCTATTAGCGCCAGATTCAAGAGAGCTGGTAAATAATATGGAAAAAAATATTGCGCTGTCTATCATAGACTCTGAGTGGAAAGAGCACTTGAGGGATATGGATGATTTAAAACAGTCTGTTCAAAATGCCGTATATGAACAAAAGGATCCTTTGTTGATCTATAAGTTTGAAGGTTTTGAGTTGTTTAAATCTTTCCTTGGCAAAGTAAACGAAGGCATTGTGTCATTCCTGACCAGGGCAGATATACCAGTCAAAGATGCGGAAGACGTTAGAGAAATGCGTCAACCTCGTACAAGAACTGCTCCTTTGAAGGAGAATAAAGAAGATATTCAGTCTCCTTTGAGCTATGGTGGCAATGTGGCGGCCAACAAAACTCAAGCACCAGAAAAGGTAGCGCCTATCCGTTCTAATAAGATAGCTGGGCGTAATGATAAGGTTTCTGTGCAGTATCAAGACGGTAGTATTAAAAAAGATGTTAAATTTAAGACAGTGGAAGATGATATTCGCAACAACCGCTGCGTTATAATTAATGACTAA
- a CDS encoding SPOR domain-containing protein — protein sequence MISVHKIFYSGLLCTVFTLGACATGNPPQASPSKPHKEDLSIYRIKYEILEEEEMDDVQVRNVEEETVDIASDVTEVLHDKLDAISEKNKSVKTVKGYRVLIYSGNSSEEAKKVKKTVYDFLPEENVYTTYRQPSFKVRVGDCLDRLEANYLLVQLKDEFPNALVVPDQINIE from the coding sequence ATGATTTCGGTACATAAAATTTTCTATAGCGGTCTTCTTTGTACTGTTTTTACTTTGGGTGCATGTGCAACGGGTAATCCCCCTCAGGCATCTCCTTCAAAGCCTCATAAAGAGGATCTTTCTATATATCGGATTAAGTATGAAATCCTGGAAGAGGAGGAAATGGATGATGTGCAGGTAAGAAATGTAGAAGAAGAAACTGTAGACATTGCGAGCGATGTTACCGAGGTACTTCATGATAAACTGGATGCTATTTCAGAAAAGAATAAATCTGTAAAAACAGTTAAAGGTTACAGAGTTTTGATCTATTCAGGAAATAGCAGTGAAGAAGCTAAAAAAGTCAAGAAAACCGTTTATGACTTTTTGCCAGAAGAAAATGTATATACTACTTACAGGCAGCCAAGCTTTAAAGTTAGGGTAGGGGATTGCTTAGACAGGCTGGAGGCAAATTATTTGCTAGTTCAGTTGAAAGATGAATTCCCAAATGCTTTGGTTGTGCCTGATCAGATTAATATTGAATAA
- a CDS encoding M20 family metallopeptidase yields the protein MSDLKEQVKKLAIEYFDTVKKDRRHLHANPELSFKEFNTCNYISDQLAKAGIEHEAGVAETGLVALIKGKNPEKKIIALRADIDALPIVEANDVSYKSKVEGVMHACGHDVHSSSLLGAARILNDVKDQFEGTIKLIFQPGEEKLPGGASLMIKEGVLKNPEPSSILGQHVLASLPAGKVGFRSGMYMASADEIYVTVKGKGGHAAMPEKNIDPILIASHIIVALQQIISRNCDPRVPSVLSFGKIIANGATNVIPEEVKIDGTFRTMNEAWRADAHEKMKKMAEAIAEGMGGSCEFDIKKGYPFLKNAPELTDRVKNAAIEYMGAENVVDLDIWMAAEDFSFYSQHIDACFYRLGIRNEERGIVSGVHTPTFDIDENALQTGAGLMAWLAIKELQNS from the coding sequence ATGAGTGATCTTAAGGAGCAAGTAAAAAAGCTCGCAATAGAATATTTTGATACTGTAAAAAAGGATAGAAGGCATTTGCATGCCAATCCTGAGTTATCTTTCAAAGAATTTAATACCTGTAACTACATATCAGACCAGCTTGCGAAGGCTGGTATAGAGCATGAGGCAGGAGTAGCAGAAACTGGTCTTGTAGCATTGATCAAAGGTAAAAACCCTGAGAAAAAGATCATTGCTTTACGTGCTGATATCGACGCCTTGCCTATCGTAGAGGCGAACGATGTGTCTTACAAAAGTAAGGTGGAAGGTGTTATGCATGCGTGTGGACACGATGTACACAGTTCTTCTTTACTAGGTGCGGCACGGATTCTTAATGACGTAAAAGACCAGTTTGAGGGAACTATAAAATTAATTTTCCAGCCTGGGGAAGAGAAACTTCCCGGCGGTGCTTCTTTAATGATTAAAGAAGGGGTTTTAAAGAACCCTGAGCCTTCTAGTATTCTGGGGCAACATGTACTGGCTTCTCTACCTGCCGGTAAAGTAGGTTTCCGCTCAGGAATGTATATGGCCAGTGCCGATGAAATATATGTGACTGTGAAGGGAAAGGGCGGCCATGCTGCCATGCCTGAAAAAAATATTGACCCTATACTTATTGCTTCTCATATCATCGTTGCCCTTCAGCAGATTATCAGCCGAAACTGTGACCCACGAGTGCCTTCTGTACTTTCTTTTGGTAAAATAATAGCCAATGGCGCTACCAATGTTATTCCTGAGGAGGTGAAAATAGATGGTACTTTCCGGACTATGAATGAAGCGTGGAGGGCTGATGCACATGAAAAAATGAAAAAAATGGCTGAGGCTATCGCTGAAGGAATGGGAGGATCTTGTGAATTTGATATTAAAAAGGGATATCCTTTTCTTAAAAATGCCCCTGAGCTTACCGATAGGGTGAAGAACGCTGCAATAGAATATATGGGCGCGGAGAATGTGGTAGACCTTGATATATGGATGGCGGCGGAAGATTTCTCATTCTATTCCCAGCACATAGATGCTTGTTTCTACCGCTTGGGAATCAGGAATGAAGAAAGAGGTATCGTTTCTGGTGTTCATACGCCTACTTTTGATATAGATGAAAACGCCTTGCAAACAGGTGCTGGCCTTATGGCTTGGTTGGCCATCAAGGAATTACAGAATTCCTGA
- a CDS encoding DUF4105 domain-containing protein, with amino-acid sequence MNVLQPFKIPSSSHWLKEFFCVSARLILLTLCCVGVCNVCFSDTLSVHSKVSIITCGPGEELYEAYGHSAIRVSDPERNLDLVYNYGTFSFSDPDFYSKFIKGKLQYYLSVGSYDNFYASYAYDNRSLKEQVLNLSVEERNQVYQYLLNNHLLENRYYLYDFFYDNCATREIKLLNDVLGERLIWPVEEGGGKTFRQHIALPDFPWVYFGMSIALGTPTDKKTSAVEGAFLPYNLYHLIADSKVLISDSLAPLIRSSSDLFVPIPRETSANAFPSPVLFFWGLFALVLVVSALGIFKRRNFLLLFDYALFSISGLLGVLFLFLWFGTDHQSTAWNFNILWASPLNLIFPFLLQRHNAFKAYALFCFLSYTIVLLGSGTLVPQEFHQAVYPIVLILSVRVLAWVFFYPEICDRFRYKEINNKSTLLGRKA; translated from the coding sequence ATGAATGTTCTACAACCTTTTAAAATTCCTTCTTCCAGTCATTGGTTGAAGGAATTTTTTTGTGTATCGGCCAGGCTCATTTTATTAACCCTATGCTGTGTAGGTGTGTGCAATGTCTGTTTTTCTGATACTTTGTCTGTGCATAGCAAGGTGAGCATTATCACTTGTGGGCCAGGGGAGGAGTTATATGAGGCTTATGGGCATTCTGCCATAAGGGTTAGTGATCCTGAGCGTAATCTGGACTTGGTTTATAATTATGGCACTTTCAGCTTTTCCGATCCTGATTTCTACTCAAAGTTTATTAAGGGAAAGCTCCAGTACTACCTTTCAGTTGGCTCTTATGATAATTTTTATGCGTCCTATGCGTATGACAACCGTAGCCTTAAAGAGCAAGTTCTAAATCTTTCAGTAGAGGAGCGTAATCAAGTTTACCAGTATCTTCTCAATAACCATCTTTTAGAGAATAGGTATTATTTGTATGATTTCTTTTATGATAATTGCGCCACCCGAGAGATAAAGCTCCTTAACGATGTGTTAGGGGAGCGGCTTATTTGGCCAGTGGAAGAAGGTGGAGGGAAAACTTTTAGGCAACATATAGCCTTGCCTGACTTTCCGTGGGTGTATTTTGGTATGTCTATTGCCTTGGGCACGCCTACTGATAAAAAAACGAGCGCTGTAGAAGGTGCCTTTTTACCATACAACCTTTATCATTTAATTGCCGATTCTAAGGTTCTGATCAGCGATTCTTTAGCTCCGCTTATTCGTTCATCATCAGATTTATTTGTACCGATTCCTAGAGAAACCTCTGCTAATGCATTCCCTTCACCCGTTTTATTTTTCTGGGGGCTTTTTGCGTTGGTGCTTGTAGTGTCTGCGTTGGGCATATTTAAGAGGCGTAACTTCTTATTGCTTTTTGATTATGCGCTATTTAGTATCTCTGGTTTATTGGGCGTTTTGTTTTTGTTTCTTTGGTTTGGGACAGATCACCAATCTACTGCCTGGAACTTTAATATTTTGTGGGCGTCACCTTTGAACCTTATCTTCCCTTTTCTTTTACAGCGTCACAACGCTTTTAAAGCATATGCTCTTTTTTGTTTTTTAAGCTATACCATTGTTCTTTTAGGATCTGGAACATTAGTGCCTCAGGAATTTCACCAGGCTGTTTATCCTATTGTCCTAATACTTTCTGTCAGAGTGTTGGCTTGGGTTTTCTTTTATCCTGAAATATGCGATAGGTTTCGTTATAAGGAAATCAACAATAAATCGACTCTTTTGGGTCGCAAGGCATAG